The genomic segment GACGAAGGACGAGGCGAAGATGACCGCGCTGCTCGATGAGTTGAAAGCGATCCGCGCGAAGAACGATGAGCTGATGCGGCCGCTGTCGGAGCAGATCGAGGCGGCCAAGGCGGAACTGCACACGAATCTCGAAGGCCTGATGCGAGGCGAACAGCGCCAGAAGTTCGCGGCCTACTGGGAGATGTACGGCGGTGATCGCAATCGCAAGCTGTCGATGGCGGCGCGCAGCCCGCAGGCGCTGAAGGCGCTGGTGGAGCGGCTGCCGGGTTTGAGCAGCCGGCAGAAAAACGACATCGACGCGGTGTTCAAAGCGTATTTTGAATCGAGCAAGCAGAATCGCCGCGTCGGGCGCGAGGCGGATGCGGCGGTGAAGAAGCTGTACGACGACGTCGCAGCGCTGCTGACCGAGGAGCAGAAAACCAAGCTTGAGCAGCAGATGGGCGGCGGGCGCGGCCCGGGCGGTCGGGAAAAGCCTGGCGCGCCGGCCGCGGAAGCGGCCAAGGGCGATGCGCCGAAGGATGGCGCCGCCGGCGGCGAGGCGACCAAGACAGAGCCGCCATCATCCGGCGGTTGATTCACCGGCTTGTGTTCGATCGGCGGTGCGCAGGGCCTCGACGATTTCCAGGAGGCCGTCGCGCGCCTGAATCTGAATCGTGTTTTCGTCGATTTCCCATTTCCCCTCTGGCGGTCGATCGTGCGTCGTGAGGTAGAAGTACTCCACTGCGCCCAGGCCGCCGCCTGGAATATAGACACCATACTTTTTAATGCCGTCCCAGGGCAGGGTGATCGTGCGCGTCAGCGTGACGAACCGCGCGCCCTTCGGCGATAGCACCAGCCGCCGCACGTAGCCGCGGATCAGCCCGTGAACGGTCAGCAGCACGACCAGCCCGGCCGTGGCCTTCATCCAACGCGGCGTCGGATTGATCAGCAGGAACCCCTGCAAGACACAGATCGGCAGCATTACCATAAGATAAATGCGCAGCGGCGTGCGCAGATAGGGCCAGCTCGTGCAAAGGAGTGACCGGGCGCGATCGGCGGTTCGTGCAGCAGATTCGGGGCGTGAGTTCATAGCGTGCGGCGCGGGCCAAGTCATGCAACATGCAACACGAAGCGGCTTGAGCAACCGACAACCCGGGTCGTGCAGCGAACCCGCCGGAGCCGCTGGCCCGCTGCGATTGCGTCAATGCTCGTAATACGTGTGCGACGGCCGGCCGGCGAGAATCTGCTCCTTGCCCCAGTTGGCGACGGCGCGGAACGCGTCGGACCCGATGAAACCCTCGAATGCCGCGCGGTCGCTCCAGTCGGAGAGGATCACGTACGATTGCGGATCGTCGATATCGCGGCACATGCGCGTGGCCGTGTGACCGGCGATGCCCGACATGGCCTTGATCACGTTGCGAAAAGCCGTTTCAAAAACACCTTCCTTGCCGGGGATGACTTTGTAATTCATGCCGATGGTGACCATGTTGCCTCCGATTGCCCGCGGGTCGAGGGTGTCGCCGCGTGAAATGCGCTCGCGCGATTTCGAATCGGTCGCGCGTTCACAGGCCGGGATTGTACGAGATTCGCCGCGACCCCGCCAAACGGCAAGCCGCGCGGGTGCGTGGCCGTGCCGCTGCTTGACGCCCTCCGGCCGCACCGGACAATAGGGCGGCAGCAATCACCTGGAGAGGTGTCCGAGTGGCTGAAGGTGCATGCTTGGAAAGCATGTGTACGGGTCAAACCGTACCGGGGGTTCGAATCCCCCCCTCTCCGTTTCAATCAAGGCGATCATGGGGCAAGGTCCTGTATCCGCCGCAGCAGCTTGATTTGCGCGAGGTGATTCCGGGCGCGCACATTCGACGAGGATAGTCATGGCGGATTTAAGTGGAGCCGCAGGATCCATAGGGTGTTTGGCACCCGTCGCGGCGGTTGAATCACAGGCGAGACGCCTGTGCCACTGGTGAATGCTAATAGCGGCTTCACTTCAGTGCGTTGAATCGCTCGCGCGCCGTGCTTGCCCTAAGAATTCCTCATTCTTCCATCTCCCATTTCGGCACGCGGCCGGGCGTCCACGGGGCGCCGGCGGCTTCGAGTTTGGCTTCCAGCGCGGGGAGGTCGGTCTCGATAAGTTTCGTGAGGTCGGCTAGCAGCGGGGCGAACTCCTCGCCGGCGAAGCGATAGGCGTCGCGCTGCGTCTGCGTCGGCGGACTGGTGGCGTACCAGAGGCTGTTCACGGCGTCTTCCACGCGCTCACTGATCGACGTGGGCGTCGGCTCGTTGCGCTTGCCCAGCGTGGAATCGCCGCGGAGTTTCGTGACGAGTCCCTTCAGCCGCAGGTCCATCGCCCGCACGTCGCCCAGCAGGGTCGGGTCGGCGTCGGGCGTATCGGCGATCGCTTTGCGAAGGTGTTGCAGGCGCGTGTCGGCTTCGGAGGCGGCGCGGGAGGCGCCCTGCACGGCGCGTTGCAGGCGGGAGAACTTCCGTTTGAAGGCGATCAGCTCCGGCTGGTTTGGATCGACGAATGTCGCGTTGTCCAGCGCGACGACGGTGAACGTCTGCGGCCCGGCCAGCGTGGTGACGGTGCCGTCGACTTCCTTCACGAGCGTTGCCGTGTACGGCCCCGGCAGCGCGAGCGGGCCGGCGGGTTGAACGTCCCACGGGTCGAGGTCCGGCCCGCCCGACAGGCTGACCGGCCGTGCCGAAGGATAACGCAGGTCCCAGTTCGCGCGGTGGATACCCTTGTCGCGCTTACAGGGGACGCGGCGGAGCGTTTTGCCGTCGCGGTCCTGAATGACCATGAAGACCTGCGGCTCTTTTTCCTGATCCTCGGCGCGAAGCTCGTCCATCGTCGGCAGGGGGACATCCTTGCCGTCCTTCAGGGCCTTCTTTTCTGCTTCCTTGCGCCTTTCCTTGCGAGAGGTGATTTTCTCCTTCAGGTAATAGGTGAACACCGCGCCGAAGGGCGGATTGGGGGCCGCGAAGTACGACGCGCCCATCCAGCCGCGCCCCTTCAGGCCGCCGAGCCGGCTCGACGGAATGTATCGCAGCGCGGGTTTGATCGGGAACAGGTGCGCGTCCTTGCCGAGGGTTTCAGGCGTGCAACTGCGCAGCGGTGAGTAGTCGTCGAGAATGAAGAGACCGCGTCCGAAGCTGGCGAGCGCGAGGTCGTTTTCGCGGCGCTGCACGGCGATATCGCGGATGGCGATGGTCGGCAGGTCGCCTTTGAGTTTGACCCATTTCGTGCCGCCGTCGAGTGTCACGAAGACGCCGAACTCCGTCCCGGTGAAGAGCATCTGCGGGTTTTCGTGATCCTCGGCGACGCTGTAAACGATGTTGCGCTCGGGCAAATCGCCCGCGACGTTGACCCAGTTCTTGCCGCGGTCCGGGCTGCGCAGCAGGTACGGCTTGAAGTCGCCGTTCTTGTGATTGTCGAACGCGGCGTAGACCGTGCCGGCTTCGTGCATCGACGCCAGCAGGCAGCTCACGTACGACATCTCCGGCACGCCGGGGAAACGCTCGATCTTCTGCCAGGTGTCGCCGCCGTCCTGCGTGACCTGCACCAGCCCGTCGTCGGTGCCGACGTAGAGCGTCTTTTCATCCCTTGGGGATTCGCAGAGCGAGACGATGTTGCCGTAGAAAGACGTGGAAGCGTGCTTGGCGACGGCGTCCGCCGGCTGGATGCGGCCCATCACTTTCAGCTTGTTGCGGTCGATCTGTCGCGTGAGGTCCGGGCTGATCGCCTTCCAGGCGTTGCCCTGATCGTCGGAGCGAAAAAGGATGTTCGCCGCGAAGTACAGCCGCTTGTGATCGAAACTGCTGATGATCAGTGGCGAATCCCAGTTGAAGCGCAGCGGCGGCTGGCCGGGGGCCTCGCGCGGTCGGATGTCGATGGTCTGGCCGCTCTTGCGATCGTGGCGCACAAGTCCGCCGTATTGCCAGAGGCTGTAAACGATGTTGGGGTCTTCGGTGTCGACGCGGGTGACGAAGCCGTCGCCGCCGACGGTGACAAACCAGTGTTCGTTGGTGATGCCGGCGCGATCGAACGTCCGCGAGGGAGCACCCATCGTGTTGTTGTCCTGCGTGCCGCCGTAGATGTAATAGAAAGGCGTCGAATGATCGACGGCCACGCGGTAGAACTGCGTAACGGGCAGGTTGTGCTTGTAGTGCCACGTCTCACCGCGGTCGAAGCTCTCATAGACGCCGCCGTCGCAGCCGACCAGCAGGTAGTTCGTGTCGTTCGGATCGATCCACAGGGCGTGATCGTCGACGTGGCGGTCGGTGTTGGGCACGCGGCGGAAGGTCTTGCCGCCGTCCTCGGTGCGATGCATGAAGGTGTCGAGCGAATAGACCACGTCGACGTTTTTCGGGTCGGCGACGATCTCGTTGTAATACATGGGGGACGTCGCGATGTAATCGCTGCGTTTTTCCCACGTCTCGCCGCGATCGGTCGAGCGGAAGACGCCGCTCTTGTCCTCGGCTGCTTCGACGATCGCGTAAACGATGTCCGGATTGGCGGGAGAAACAGCGAGGCCGATGCGGCCCAGATCGACGTCGGGCAGGCCCTTGTTGATCTTGCGCCAGGTCTCGCCGCCGTCGGTGGACTTGTAGACGGCTGATTCCGGGCCGCCGTCGATGAGCGTCCAGACGTGGCGGCGGCGCTGATAGGCCGTGGCGTAGAGGGTGTTCGGATCGCGCGGGTCAATGTGAACCTCGTTCGCGCCGGTGTCGTGGCTGATGAAGAGCACGCGTTTCCAAGTCGCGCCGCCATCGGTCGTCTTGAAGACGCCGCGATCGCCGCCGGCGCTCCAAAGCGGCCCCTGCGCCGCGACCCAGACGGTGTTGGAATCCTTCGGATGGACGACGATTCGTCCGATGTGCTCGGACTCCTTCAGGCCCATGTTCTGCCAGCTTTGGCCGCCGTCGCGCGAGCGATAGACGCCGTCGCCGAACGAGACGCTGCGCTGACTGTTGTTCTCGCCGGTGCCGACCCAGACGACGTTGGGGTTCGACGGATCAAGTGCGATGCAGCCGATGGAGTACGAACCTTCGCCGTCAAAGATCGGCTTCCAGGTCGTGCCGCTGTTCGTCGTTTTCCAGACGCCCCCGGAAGCAACGGCCACGTAGTACGTCGAGCGATTGTCAGGATGCACGGCGAAGTCCCCGACGCGACCGGACGACAGGGCCGGTCCGACGCAGCGGAACTTGAGACCGGCGGCGGTCTCGGCGGTCAGCTCGGCCTTCTCGGCGGGCTGGGTTGTCGCGGCTTGAGTCGTCGCGGCGGGAGCGTCTGCACTGGCTGAGAATGCAAGCGTGAAGACGAGCGGAATCGCTGCGAACATGGGTGAAGACTCCTCGGTCGGCGCGCGACAAGTCCGGTCGCGCGATGCGTGGCACGCATTGCAGTATATCGGCACAAGGCGGATGGCCCGCGTGCCGGCGGTTGTTGAATCAGGGCACGAGCAGATTGATGAACGGGCCGGCGTCCAGACCGTCGATGAAGGTATCCTGATTCACGTCGGCAAGGTTGACATCGCAGCCGCCGAACCCCATGGGGTCGAGCAGCGCCTGCACAAACGGGTCAACGTCGTTGAGATTGACGGTCAGATCGCAGTTCAGGTCACCCAGCGGCGGCTGCGGCACCCAGGTGGCGAGCGAGCGCGGCGCGATGCCATTCGTCGAATACGCGCCCGGGCCGTTCATATTGAGCGAGCCGTCCGGGGCAACCTTGAACGAATAGACGCCCATGATTCCGTCCGTCGCAGTCGAGTTGTCGGTGACGAACATGAAATCGCCCATCGTGCGCACATCGCCGAGCGTGCCTTGAAGGCCGACATCGAACATGTACGGCGATGCGGTCAGCGCGCCGGTCACGGGATTCACGAGCAGTGTGCGGACCGTGGCATCGGTGCCGTGGCCCACGATGAGCACGGAATCATCCCCGGTGAGAAAGACGTTGGAGGGCGACGCGCCGGGGGAGATGAACGGTGTCCCGTCCATGCCGGTGAGCGTTCCGTCGGGGTTGATCGTCATGCCGACGACTTTGTTTCCGCCGTCGCTGATGCCGCCGGCCCCGTAGAGCTTGGTGCCGTCGTGGCTGACAGCGAGTTCGAGCGCGAACGGCGCGCCGGTGGATTCGGCGTCGAGCACAGTGAGCGAGCCGCCAGGGCCGATGGTCCAGGCGCGGATCATGCGATTCCCCGATGAGTCATTCGCGTAGAGATAACTGCCCGACGGATGCACGGCGAGATAGCCGAGGCTGTTCGATACGGCGGTGACGGCGAAGGCAAACGTCATGGAGGGCACGGACGGGTCGAACCGCCAGACCCAGACGGAATCGGGATTGGTGCCGGTGATGGCGGCGGCGAAGTACTCGTTGTCGAGCCAGACGACATCGAGTGGGCCGTCCTGAAGGACGGGGAGCGTGACCTGGTGGAGCAACGTGACGCTGGCGTCGGCGTTGACGCGGAAAAAGCTGATGCCGTCAAAATCGCCGGCGGGGTGAACGGTGACCAGATGTCGCCCGTCGGGCGTGAGCGAGATTTCATACGCGTTGCAGCCGGGGCAGGGGTCGCTGATCGTGGCGCGCGTTCCGGTGACGACTTTGTTGACGAACTGCAATTCGCCGTTGGTGTCGACGCGGAATGCAGAAACGCTGCCTTCGAGGTTTCCGTTGTTGGAGACGAAGAGCGCGGGGGTGCTGGACTGCGCGAACGCGCGTTGCGGGGTTGTGCCGGTTGCGGCAACGACTCCGAGCGTGAACGTTAACAGCATCAGGCGTCCGTTAATCGTGTGAGCATTCATGACTGCTTCCTCCCTTGTTCGAAAAAATCAGGGCAACAAGCCGTCGACAAGACGCGCGATGTCGCGCCCGTCGCGTTGGCCGTCGCCGTTGAGATCGGCGTTGTTGATCGGGCATCCGGGATAGGTCGAGGCGTAGGTCGTCGGATCGAGCAGCGCCAGGACAAACGGCGACACGTCGCCGAGGTCGCGTGCGCAATCGCAATTCATATCGCCGATCGGCGCGGTCGATCCGGTGATCACGAGATTTCCGATGCTGCTGTCGTGGCCGGTGTTGCCGTTGGCGTCGCGCGCGACGACTCGAATGCGCGCCGCGCTGGTGCAGAGGTTCGGTACGATCCAATTGTACGAGCCGGTGTCGGCGATGGCGGAGGCAATGACGGTGTCGAAGGAATTGCCGCCCGTCGTCGAGAGCAGAATATCCACGTTCGACACGGCGTTGTCGTCATCGGTGATCCAGTTGATGGTGACGCTGTTGCCGGGCGCGGGCAGGGTCTGGGCCGTGCGCGGCGTCTTGAGGTACACCGTCGGATTCGCTCCGCCGCGATGCTGCGGAACGTGCATGGCGATGCAGTGCATGACGCCGGCGGCGGTGACCATGGCCTGGCAGTTGATCTGCGCAACGCTGTATCCCGGCATGGCCGCCTGCCATGCGGCGAGGGCGGTGGCGTTTGACGGTTGCACCGTTGCGTTGGTATACGACGGAAGCAGGATCAAATTGTTGCAAATCACGACGTTAGTATAAGTGTAATGCACGCCGCTCACGCTGAACGCGGGGACGCGGTACACCGTGTAGCCCATGCCGGCCATCGTCACCGCGGCGTTGTCACAGATGACATCCTGCGTCGAGCCGGGGTTGTTGGGCCAGTCGCTGATCATCACCTTCTGATCGCCGCAGACCTGCATCCACATGTCGATGTGCTGCGTGGCGTCGACCGTGGTCGGAAAAGGATCGAAGAACATGTGGTTCAACCCCTAGTACGTGTTCCAGATGTTCGTGATCTGCGGCTCGGTCAATAAAGGATTCTCGTTGACGGTCAGGCGCGTGGCGAACGACTGCGTATTCGCGCTCAAATGGAAATTCCCGCCCCCGTGGATCAACTCGTTCGGCGAGTACAGCGTCTGCAATTCATAATAGCCATGCTTCTTGTAATTCGAGAAGGCGGTCGGAATCACGTCGTCATTGGGTCGCGGCCGGTTGTACCGGTGATCGACAATCACGCGACAATCACCTTGGTACACATAGCGCGGACCGTAATCGCGAATCCAAACCGTGTCCGTCGTCGCGATGAGAAACTTCACGCGGCTCATGTTGGTGCCATTGCCGGACAGCGTGGTTGTGGCCGATGATTGCGCCGTGGCATTGGCCACGACGATGTAAGCGTTTGCATTGCCGGTCGTCGTGATCAGCCGGGCCATCTCGGCGATGATGCTCGTGTAGGACCGCCAATTCAGCAGGATGCCGTCCATTGGCTCGTATTCGGCGACGCAATGCAACGCGCCGGTCGGCGCCGCCGTCGCCACGCGCGGGACGGCCGGGCCGCCGGGGTTCTCGGCAAGCCAGCGCCGCTCGGTCTCGGTCAGGTATCGCGGGATCACGGCATCCGGCGGAAAGACCAGTTCCCCGTCGACGATGACCGGTTCATCCACTTGTGCGATCGCGGAGGAAGAGGCAAGCAGGAATGCAGACAGGCAAAGGATGCCGCACAAAACCAGGCGCATGAGATACTCCGATTCACGGGAGTGTCGACTCCCGAGAGGGACGATGTCGATCCGATCGACGGCGGGGTTGGTGTGGGGCCGGGCACCCTGGTCGATCGATTCCCCAATCCACGTCGGCCATTCTACCGTAAACGTGCGAATCGGATCAAGACAATTCCCCGCCGTCGCTCGGTGCGTTGGCGGACCTAAGCCCAGCGGATAACATCACTTGCATGAGCGCCGCATTCCTTCGCTGCATTCGACCAGCCTGCGCCGCGGCGTACGATCTGGGCGACGAACGCTACGAATGCGGTCGTTGCGGCGGGCTGCTGGATGTCGCGTACGACTGGACTCGTTTGAAGCCGCCGGCGTCATTATCGTTCTTTGAGTCACGCTGGAGCCGCCGGGTCGCGTCGCTCGACTTTTCGGGCGTGTGGCGGTTTCGCGAATTGCTGCCGTTCGCCAACGCGGATGACCTCGTCACGCTTGGCGAGGGCCAGACGCTGTTGCAAGCGGCGAACCCCGCCACGATGGACCTGCCGCTTCAGCCGGGCCGGCTGTACCTGCAATACGAGGGCATGAACCCGTCGGGCAGTTTCAAGGACAACGGCATGGCCGCGGCCTTCACGATGGCCCGGCGATTGGGGCGACCGCTGGTCGGGTGCGCGTCGACGGGCAACACCAGCGCGAGTTTGGCGATGTACGCGGCAAACACGCGGCTGCGCGACGGCCGCGCGATGAAGTCGGTTGTCTTTATCGGCGCAGGCAAGATCGCATTCGGGAAACTCTCCCAGGCGCTGGATCACGGCGCGATCACGCTTCAGATCGACGGCGATTTCGACGCCTGCATGGCGCGCGTGCGCGAGGCGGCCGGGCGGCTGGGTCTCTACCTGATGAACTCGGTGAACCCGTTCCGGCTCGAAGGACAGAAGTCGATCATGTACCGCGTGCTGGAGGGGCTGGGGTGGGAAGTCCCCGACTGGATCGTCGTGCCGGGCGGCAACCTCGGCAACAGCAGTGCGTTCGGAAAAGCATTCATCGAACTGCGCGAGCTGGGGCTGATCCCGCGCATGCCGCGGCTGGCGATCGTCAACGCGCGCGGCGCGAACACGCTGTGCGAGCTCGTAAACGCGCGCGGGTTGCGCTGGAATGGCGGACAATGGGACGCAGCCGGGGCGCAAACGTACTACGCCGAGCAGGCCGCGGCCGGTCGACGCGCGCGGACGGTCGCGACGGCGATTGAGATCGCGCACCCGGTGAACCTCTCGAAAGCGCTTCGATCGCTGGATGCGATGAACGGCGTCGTGTGCGAGGTGAGCGACGAGGAGATCCTCGACGAGAAGGCGCGGATCGGCCGGCACGGCCTGGGCTGCGAGCCGGCCAGCGCCGCCAGCGTGGCCGGGCTGCGCCAGTTGCTTGCGAGGGGCGTTGTCGAGCAGGATGCGCGCGTCGTGTGCATCCTGACCGGTCACGCGCTGAAGGACCCCGACGCGACGGTGACCTACCACGCCGGCGGCGCGAGTGGCCCCGCGCGCGGGCGACATTCGAATCAACCGATCCGCGTCGCGAACGATCTCGACGCGATCTGCCGCGCGATCGAATCCGCTCCGTGAAGCCGGTGAATGGCGATCCGTCGGTGTGGCGAGCAGAGGTATCCGGTGGACGTGAAGCGCGCGTAATCAAAGCAGAAGGAATGATCGAGATGCCAATCAAACTCGCAATCGCCGGCGCGGCGGGGCGCATGGGGCGGCGACTCATCGCGCTGGCGTCGGCCGATGCGGAGTTGACCATCGCCGCGGCGTTGGAGGGGCCGCGTTGCCCGGAACTTGGACGCGACGCGGGCGAGTTGGTGGGCCTTGGCGCGATCGGTGTTCAAGTAACGACGCAAGAACCAAACGACGCGGCGGCGAAGGCAGACGCAACGTTCGACGCCCTGATCGACTTCTCCACGGCGGCGGCCACCGGCGCCTGGATCGACTGGTGCATGAAAGCCAAACGGCCGATCGTGATCGGCACAACGGGTCACGACGCGGCGGCGCAGGCGCGCATTCGCGCGGCGGCGCAGTCCATCGCGGTGCTGAAATCGGCGAACATGAGCGTGGGCGTGAACGTGCTGCTGCGGTTGGCACGCGAGGTGGGCGCGATGCTGGATGATTCGTACGACGTGGAAGTGGTCGAATCGCACCATCGTTTCAAGGTCGACGCGCCCAGCGGAACGGCGCTGGCCCTGATCGAGGCCATTCAGCGCGGGCGAACCGACGCGGGCCGCGCAGCGGGAGAGGTGAACGCATCGCGCGCGGCGAATCCCTCCGAGCCGGGCCAGTCATGGACCGGAAGTGCGCCGCCAGACCCCGCCAAGCCGGCGGTCCCTCGGACCGGCCGCGCGCCCGGCGAGATCGGCGTGCACAGTTTGCGCATCGGCGACACGGTCGGCGAACACAGCGTGCAGTTCGGAAACCTCGGCGAGACGATCACGCTGGCGCACAGTGCGCATTCGCGCGATACGTTCGCGGCGGGGGCACTTCGTGCGGCGAAATGGCTCGTGGGCCGCGCGCCGGGATTGTACGACATGCAGGATGTGCTCTTTGGCGAGCGACGATAGCCGGCGACCGTCACGAGCAAGGGCCGCTCAATCACCGGTACCGCCGCCGATGCTGATCGCGCACTGCGCGTCATCACGGGGAAGATCACAAACCGGCGGCCGCGGATAACAATCCATCCGCCAATTCTCTCCGCGCAACACCCAGTAGCCTCCGTATTGATCGGAGAGGTCCTGCTGCCCGGCCAGATGGATCGCGCCAGCGTGACCATCGACGAAGAGCACGTTGAATAGGTTCGCCTTCCGATGCCAGCCCATCGTGCGGTAGGTCGGCGCATTCCACTTTGCAACTTCGGTGATCGCCTCTTCCAGAATGACCGTCGTTGCGGCGTCCGGCACCTGGGTCGCGGGTCGCATGTAGGGGCCGTAGAAATGTTTTTTGTAGTTCGGCGTATTGTTCGTAAAGTTGATGTGATTGTTCAGGCGGTAGCTGCTGCCGGTCGTAACGTGCGTCGGACGGTTTCGAACCTGCGCGCCGAGAAACCAATCGTCAAAATTGACCGGCGCTTCGGGGATGCCGGAATCGCCGAGACATTGATAGAGATTCCATTTCGTATTACGGCCATCCTGAAACAGGTATTTGTTCAGCAGACGGTTTTCGGCGATAAAATCCGGACTGGCGTACACCAGCATGCCGGTCGCGCCGCCGTATTCAAACTCGCCGTCGTACCACCAGCTGATTTCGGCGCGAGGGTGCACCGGGCTGGTAAACCCCTGCGGATCGTCCGTGCTGTAGGTCGAGAATGCGATTCCCAGCTCGCGCATGTTCGCCAGGCACTTCACCTTCGTCCCCTCGGACCGCGCCGAACCGAGCGCCGGCAGCAGCAGCGCCAGCAGCGTCGCGATGATGGCGATGGCAACGAGCAGTTCCAGCAGCGTGAAGGCGGTGCCCGTGGTGCGACTCCGGCGACGTCGCCTGCCGGCAGGCCCAGGCCGCTCACAACGCGGGGCGATGGATCGGTTCAAACGGAGTGCTCTGCGTCTCATGAGACCCGCT from the Planctomycetia bacterium genome contains:
- a CDS encoding antibiotic biosynthesis monooxygenase; translation: MVTIGMNYKVIPGKEGVFETAFRNVIKAMSGIAGHTATRMCRDIDDPQSYVILSDWSDRAAFEGFIGSDAFRAVANWGKEQILAGRPSHTYYEH
- a CDS encoding glycosyl hydrolase; the encoded protein is MFAAIPLVFTLAFSASADAPAATTQAATTQPAEKAELTAETAAGLKFRCVGPALSSGRVGDFAVHPDNRSTYYVAVASGGVWKTTNSGTTWKPIFDGEGSYSIGCIALDPSNPNVVWVGTGENNSQRSVSFGDGVYRSRDGGQSWQNMGLKESEHIGRIVVHPKDSNTVWVAAQGPLWSAGGDRGVFKTTDGGATWKRVLFISHDTGANEVHIDPRDPNTLYATAYQRRRHVWTLIDGGPESAVYKSTDGGETWRKINKGLPDVDLGRIGLAVSPANPDIVYAIVEAAEDKSGVFRSTDRGETWEKRSDYIATSPMYYNEIVADPKNVDVVYSLDTFMHRTEDGGKTFRRVPNTDRHVDDHALWIDPNDTNYLLVGCDGGVYESFDRGETWHYKHNLPVTQFYRVAVDHSTPFYYIYGGTQDNNTMGAPSRTFDRAGITNEHWFVTVGGDGFVTRVDTEDPNIVYSLWQYGGLVRHDRKSGQTIDIRPREAPGQPPLRFNWDSPLIISSFDHKRLYFAANILFRSDDQGNAWKAISPDLTRQIDRNKLKVMGRIQPADAVAKHASTSFYGNIVSLCESPRDEKTLYVGTDDGLVQVTQDGGDTWQKIERFPGVPEMSYVSCLLASMHEAGTVYAAFDNHKNGDFKPYLLRSPDRGKNWVNVAGDLPERNIVYSVAEDHENPQMLFTGTEFGVFVTLDGGTKWVKLKGDLPTIAIRDIAVQRRENDLALASFGRGLFILDDYSPLRSCTPETLGKDAHLFPIKPALRYIPSSRLGGLKGRGWMGASYFAAPNPPFGAVFTYYLKEKITSRKERRKEAEKKALKDGKDVPLPTMDELRAEDQEKEPQVFMVIQDRDGKTLRRVPCKRDKGIHRANWDLRYPSARPVSLSGGPDLDPWDVQPAGPLALPGPYTATLVKEVDGTVTTLAGPQTFTVVALDNATFVDPNQPELIAFKRKFSRLQRAVQGASRAASEADTRLQHLRKAIADTPDADPTLLGDVRAMDLRLKGLVTKLRGDSTLGKRNEPTPTSISERVEDAVNSLWYATSPPTQTQRDAYRFAGEEFAPLLADLTKLIETDLPALEAKLEAAGAPWTPGRVPKWEMEE
- a CDS encoding agmatine deiminase family protein, with translation MFFDPFPTTVDATQHIDMWMQVCGDQKVMISDWPNNPGSTQDVICDNAAVTMAGMGYTVYRVPAFSVSGVHYTYTNVVICNNLILLPSYTNATVQPSNATALAAWQAAMPGYSVAQINCQAMVTAAGVMHCIAMHVPQHRGGANPTVYLKTPRTAQTLPAPGNSVTINWITDDDNAVSNVDILLSTTGGNSFDTVIASAIADTGSYNWIVPNLCTSAARIRVVARDANGNTGHDSSIGNLVITGSTAPIGDMNCDCARDLGDVSPFVLALLDPTTYASTYPGCPINNADLNGDGQRDGRDIARLVDGLLP
- a CDS encoding agmatine deiminase family protein, which produces MRLVLCGILCLSAFLLASSSAIAQVDEPVIVDGELVFPPDAVIPRYLTETERRWLAENPGGPAVPRVATAAPTGALHCVAEYEPMDGILLNWRSYTSIIAEMARLITTTGNANAYIVVANATAQSSATTTLSGNGTNMSRVKFLIATTDTVWIRDYGPRYVYQGDCRVIVDHRYNRPRPNDDVIPTAFSNYKKHGYYELQTLYSPNELIHGGGNFHLSANTQSFATRLTVNENPLLTEPQITNIWNTY
- the thrC gene encoding threonine synthase, which codes for MSAAFLRCIRPACAAAYDLGDERYECGRCGGLLDVAYDWTRLKPPASLSFFESRWSRRVASLDFSGVWRFRELLPFANADDLVTLGEGQTLLQAANPATMDLPLQPGRLYLQYEGMNPSGSFKDNGMAAAFTMARRLGRPLVGCASTGNTSASLAMYAANTRLRDGRAMKSVVFIGAGKIAFGKLSQALDHGAITLQIDGDFDACMARVREAAGRLGLYLMNSVNPFRLEGQKSIMYRVLEGLGWEVPDWIVVPGGNLGNSSAFGKAFIELRELGLIPRMPRLAIVNARGANTLCELVNARGLRWNGGQWDAAGAQTYYAEQAAAGRRARTVATAIEIAHPVNLSKALRSLDAMNGVVCEVSDEEILDEKARIGRHGLGCEPASAASVAGLRQLLARGVVEQDARVVCILTGHALKDPDATVTYHAGGASGPARGRHSNQPIRVANDLDAICRAIESAP
- the dapB gene encoding 4-hydroxy-tetrahydrodipicolinate reductase; amino-acid sequence: MIEMPIKLAIAGAAGRMGRRLIALASADAELTIAAALEGPRCPELGRDAGELVGLGAIGVQVTTQEPNDAAAKADATFDALIDFSTAAATGAWIDWCMKAKRPIVIGTTGHDAAAQARIRAAAQSIAVLKSANMSVGVNVLLRLAREVGAMLDDSYDVEVVESHHRFKVDAPSGTALALIEAIQRGRTDAGRAAGEVNASRAANPSEPGQSWTGSAPPDPAKPAVPRTGRAPGEIGVHSLRIGDTVGEHSVQFGNLGETITLAHSAHSRDTFAAGALRAAKWLVGRAPGLYDMQDVLFGERR
- a CDS encoding prepilin-type N-terminal cleavage/methylation domain-containing protein, encoding MRRRALRLNRSIAPRCERPGPAGRRRRRSRTTGTAFTLLELLVAIAIIATLLALLLPALGSARSEGTKVKCLANMRELGIAFSTYSTDDPQGFTSPVHPRAEISWWYDGEFEYGGATGMLVYASPDFIAENRLLNKYLFQDGRNTKWNLYQCLGDSGIPEAPVNFDDWFLGAQVRNRPTHVTTGSSYRLNNHINFTNNTPNYKKHFYGPYMRPATQVPDAATTVILEEAITEVAKWNAPTYRTMGWHRKANLFNVLFVDGHAGAIHLAGQQDLSDQYGGYWVLRGENWRMDCYPRPPVCDLPRDDAQCAISIGGGTGD